CAACAATGCCGCCGATACCGTGTAAGTTAAAGACACGAAGCGTTTCATCAACGCCAATCCATTCATTGAGGTCATGAAGAAAGTTACATACCAATGCCGGTACGATACCCCCAGCAGCGGCTCCCCATGGAAATACAAATCCACAGGCTGGTGTGATACCCACTAACCCTGCAATGGCACCTTCGCAAATACCTATAGTGGAAAACTTTCTATAACGGATGTAATCAATAATCGCCCATGTCAAAGCACCAAATGACGAGGAAATGAGCGTGTTGGTCATGATATAAGCTGTACGAATATTAACAGTCAATAGAGTACCAGAATTGAAGCAGAGCCATGCAAACCAAATCAAAACAACGCCAATGTAAACCATACCAGCATCATGCGGAGGATTATGAGCTATCTTTCCTCTGCCGAAGGAATTCTTCCAGGAAACAGATTTGAACCCAAACCACCGCTTCCAATTAGCTTTGCAGTTGTTTTGGGAAGACGACGGTAAATCTGCATTATCGGTCGACCGAATTGAATCGGGTCTGTCTGGCTCGTCGACAACAATGCGACGACCTAAACATAAGGAATAAGCGAGCGCAGCAAAACCAGATGAAATATGTACGGGACCGCCGCCTGCAAAGTCAAGGGCACCCAATGTGTAGAGCCAGCCATTGGGTGCCCATGTCCAGTATGCCTGTGGACAATAAACCAGCgtaatgtataaaaaagatattacGAGAGAGGGAATTAGCCTACCGCGCTCAGCCATTGCCCCGGCAAACAATTGAGCTGTCGCTACAGCAAAGAGACCACCAAATGGAAAGTAAACAATTGCTGGAATTGTGGACCCTGGTATATATGGTTCTAACCAAAGATGGTTCATCCCTCCTTGCCACAACGTTCCATAAAAAGAGGACCCCGATGAGCAAGCAAGAGAGTATCCAAACAGATACCATTGAATAAACACCACTGCTGTAACCAAAAACGACTGAGTCAATATTGAGAGAGCCGAATTCTTTCTAACCATCCCAGCATAATAAAGAGCTATACCGGGGGTTACGGTAAATACTACCACTGTACTCAAAAGTACGTACGCTATATCAGCATT
This portion of the Schizosaccharomyces pombe strain 972h- genome assembly, chromosome: I genome encodes:
- the amt3 gene encoding plasma membrane ammonium transmembrane transporter Amt3, coding for MLNEPNALLRRDANSTIATVTELFPNEYSNADIAYVLLSTVVVFTVTPGIALYYAGMVRKNSALSILTQSFLVTAVVFIQWYLFGYSLACSSGSSFYGTLWQGGMNHLWLEPYIPGSTIPAIVYFPFGGLFAVATAQLFAGAMAERGRLIPSLVISFLYITLVYCPQAYWTWAPNGWLYTLGALDFAGGGPVHISSGFAALAYSLCLGRRIVVDEPDRPDSIRSTDNADLPSSSQNNCKANWKRWFGFKSVSWKNSFGRGKIAHNPPHDAGMVYIGVVLIWFAWLCFNSGTLLTVNIRTAYIMTNTLISSSFGALTWAIIDYIRYRKFSTIGICEGAIAGLVGITPACGFVFPWGAAAGGIVPALVCNFLHDLNEWIGVDETLRVFNLHGIGGIVGSIVLGVVAHPDVAASDGATVIDGGWAVHHWKQMGYQFAGFTSVAAWSFVITAIICLLVDLVPGLHIRASFEEELRGMDFVELEEQLPGQTLESKPMIIYAQEMDEPVTQGSNIKQEKQDEF